From the Astatotilapia calliptera chromosome 6, fAstCal1.2, whole genome shotgun sequence genome, one window contains:
- the sgsh gene encoding N-sulfoglucosamine sulfohydrolase has protein sequence MLPRVVFIIFLASCCIGESKTRNVLLIIADDAGFETEVYNNSVVHTPHLRSLAQHSVVFKNAFTSVSSCSPSRSAILTGLPQHQNGIYGLHQGVHHFNSFDEVQSLPLLLKQTNVHTGIIGKKHVGPGSVYPFDFAYTEENSSVLQVGRNITRIKLLVRKFFQTHKEEAFQQKNGKKAEKSNRENIKNEDRPFFLYVAFHDTHRCGHSQPQYGAFCEKFGNGEKGMGRIGDWTPQYYTPDQVKVPPFVPDTPASRADLAALYTTVSRLDQGIGLVLQELREAGYENDTLIIYSSDNGIPFPNGRTNLYHSGTAEPMLVSSPEHRERWGDTSEAYVSLLDITPTILDWFSVPYPSYSLPGTPASQVHLTGRSLLPALVTEPTSWHTVYSSQSLHEVTMYYPIRSIHQGPYHLLHNLHYRMPFPIDQDLYVSPTFQDLLNRTTLSQPTHWFKSLEQYYYRARWELYDTRTDPLETKNLVLDPSYSGVLESLKQDLQKWQWKTGDPWVCGPDYVLEDKLEPHCRPLYNGL, from the exons ATGCTCCCTCgggttgtttttattatttttttagcatCATGTTGCATCGGAGAGTCCAAAACAAGAAATGTGCTTCTAATAATTG CTGATGATGCAGGTTTCGAGACAGAGGTTTATAACAACTCTGTGGTCCACACGCCTCACCTGCGCTCTCTGGCTCAGCACAGCGTGGTGTTCAAGAACGCCTTCACATCTGTCAGCAGCTGCTCACCCAGCCGCTCCGCCATCCTCACCGGCCTGccacag CATCAGAATGGCATTTATGGACTTCATCAAGGAGTTCATCACTTTAATTCTTTTGATGAAGTACAAAGTCTGCCGCTGCTTCTCAAACAAACCAACGTACACACAG GTATAATTGGAAAGAAGCACGTTGGCCCTGGATCTGTTTACCCCTTTGACTTTGCCTACACAGAGGAAAACAGCTCTGTCCTCCAGGTGGGGAGGAACATCACTCGCATTAAACTCCTGGTCCGCAAGTTTTTCCAGACTCACAAAGAGGAAGCCTTTCAACAAAAGAAcgggaaaaaagcagaaaaaagtaaCCGGGAGAATATAAAGAATGAAGACAGGCCATTTTTCCTTTATGTTGCCTTCCATGATACTCATCGATGTGGACACTCGCAGCCCCAATACGGAGCCTTCTGTGAGAAGTTTGGGAATGGTGAAAAGGGGATGGGTAGAATCGGTGACTGGACACCACAGTATTACACGCCAGACCAAGTAAAG GTTCCTCCTTTTGTGCCGGATACACCTGCATCACGAGCTGACTTGGCTGCACTGTACACCACAGTGAGCCGGCTGGATCAGG GTATCGGTTTAGTTCTTCAGGAGCTCAGAGAAGCTGGTTATGAGAACGACACTCTGATAATCTACAGCTCAGACAACGGGATCCCCTTCCCGAATGGCAGAACCAACCTGTATCACTCTGGAACGGCAGAGCCGATGCTGGTGTCCTCTCCGGAGCACAGGGAGCGATGGGGAGACACCAGCGAGGCCTACGTCAGCCTGCTGG acatCACTCCCACCATCCTCGACTGGTTCTCTGTTCCTTACCCATCCTACAGCCTACCTGGCACCCCTGCCTCCCAGGTCCACCTCACTGGCCGCTCGTTACTCCCTGCTTTGGTAACTGAGCCCACCAGCTGGCACACTGTCTACTCCAGCCAGTCCCTGCATGAG GTCACCATGTACTACCCGATTCGCTCTATTCACCAGGGGCCGTACCACCTTCTGCACAACCTGCACTACCGTATGCCCTTCCCTATCGATCAAGATCTGTACGTGTCGCCCACCTTTCAGGACCTGCTGAACCGCACCACGCTGAGTCAGCCGACACACTGGTTTAAAAGCCTGGAGCAGTACTACTACAGAGCTCGCTGGGAGCTGTACGACACCAG GACAGACCCACTGGAAACGAAGAACCTGGTGTTAGACCCGTCCTACAGCGGCGTGCTGGAGAGCCTGAAGCAGGATCTGCAGAAGTGGCAGTGGAAGACTGGCGACCCCTGGGTCTGTGGACCAGACTATGTCCTGGAGGACAAACTGGAGCCGCACTGCAGACCACTTTACAATGGACTATGA
- the slc26a11 gene encoding sodium-independent sulfate anion transporter, giving the protein MQRRLMRRQSAPCCCSYSTLKAWLPILSWLPKYNLKWLKMDVLAGLTVGLTTVPQALAYAEVAGLPVQFGLYSAFMGGFIYTFLGTSKDVTLGPTAIMSLLCSSVVGGQPHRAVLLSLLCGLIQAVMALLRLGFLLDFISFPVIKGFTCAAAVTIGFGQVKNILGIQGVPQQFFLEVYYTFHKIPEARIGDVVLGLICLALLVTLMFMKSSLTSDSDSTCSMYARKVVWAVATMRNAAVVIAASLIAFSWEVYGNHVFTITGKTTRGLPPFRPPPTSDTTANGTVVSFGEIVKDFGGGLAVIPFMGLLESIAIAKAFASQNDYRIDANQELLAIGVTNIMGSFVSAYPVTGSFGRTAVNSQTGVCTPAGGVVTSVIVLLSLAFLMPAFYYIPKASLAAVIICAVAPMVDYRVVAKMWRIRKLDLLPFFVTFLMSFWAVQYGIVGGIAVSGALLLYSMARPQIEVTDHGVLVMELSSGLSFPATEYLSHIIHTRALQVSPPRSVVLDCSHVSVIDYTVISELRDLLRQFKLREVHLIFAGLQPSILKVLLAADLEGFRHNHSVDEALQMESRNLLDD; this is encoded by the exons ATGCAGCGGCGTCTGATGAGAAGACAGTCAGCCCCGTGCTGCTGTTCCTACAGCACCCTGAAGGCCTGGTTGCCCATCCTCTCATGGCTGCCAAAGTACAACCTGAAATGGCTAAAGATGGACGTCCTTGCTGGTCTCACTGTTGGATTGACGACTGTACCACAAGCGCTGGCTTATGCTGAAGTGGCCGGCCTTCCTGTGCAG TTCGGACTCTACTCGGCCTTCATGGGGGGGTTCATTTACACCTTTCTGGGAACCTCCAAGGATGTGACCCTGGGCCCCACGGCCATCATGTCCCTCTTGTGCTCCTCTGTGGTGGGAGGGCAGCCTCACCGAGCCGTGCTGCTCAGCCTCCTCTGTGGACTCATCCAAGCTGTGATGGCGTTACTGAGATTAG GTTTCCTTCTGGACTTCATCTCTTTTCCTGTAATAAAAGGCTTCACATGTGCTGCTGCAGTAACCATTGGATTTGGCCAAGTCAAA AATATTCTGGGAATCCAGGGTGTCCCTCAGCAGTTTTTCCTGGAGGTTTACTACACCTTCCACAAGATTCCCGAGGCCAGGATCGGTGATGTGGTTCTTGGTCTGATTTGTCTCGCTCTGCTGGTCACGTTGATGTTCATGAAGTCGAGTCTAACCTCTGACAGTGACTCCACCTGCTCCATGTATGCCAGGAAAGTAGTGTGGGCTGTAGCTACCA TGCGTAACGCTGCAGTGGTCATCGCTGCATCCCTCATAGCATTTTCCTGGGAGGTGTATGGTAATCATGTCTTCACGATCACTGGAAAAACTACCCGCGGACTGCCACCATTCAGGCCTCCACCCACCTCTGACACTACAGCTAACGGCACCGTCGTTTCCTTTGGAGAGATTGTGAAA GACTTTGGAGGAGGGCTAGCGGTGATCCCCTTCATGGGCCTGTTGGAGAGCATTGCTATTGCGAAAGCATTTG CCAGTCAGAACGACTACAGGATCGATGCCAACCAGGAGCTGCTGGCAATCGGAGTGACCAACATCATGGGCTCCTTTGTGTCAGCCTACCCTGTCACAGGCAGCTTTGggag GACAGCTGTGAACTCCCAGACTGGAGTTTGCACTCCAGCTGGAGGGGTTGTCACCA GTGTAATAGTGTTGCTCTCCTTGGCCTTCCTCATGCCGGCCTTTTATTACATCCCCAAAGCTTCTCTAGCTGCTGTCATCATCTGTGCGGTGGCTCCCATGGTGGATTACCGTGTGGTGGCTAAGATGTGGAGGATACGAA AGCTGGACCTTCTCCCCTTTTTTGTGACGTTCCTGATGAGTTTCTGGGCGGTGCAGTACGGCATCGTAGGAGGTATAGCTGTGTCTGGAGCCCTGCTGCTCTACAGTATGGCCAGACCCCAGATAGAG GTGACTGATCACGGCGTGTTGGTGATGGAGTTGAGCAGTGGCCTCAGTTTTCCTGCTACCGAGTATCTCAGCCACATCATACACACTCGGGCTCTGCAGG TGTCTCCACCACGGTCTGTGGTGCTGGACTGCTCTCACGTCAGCGTCATCGATTACACAGTGATCAGTGAGCTCAGGGACCTGCTGAGGCAGTTCAAACTCCGAGAAGTGCATCTGATTTTTGCCGGATTGCAG CCCTCTATTCTGAAGGTTCTCCTTGCAGCTGATCTGGAGGGCTTCAGGCACAATCACAGCGTAGACGAGGCACTGCAGATGGAGTCAAGGAACCTTCTTGATGACTAA